The following are from one region of the Capsicum annuum cultivar UCD-10X-F1 chromosome 1, UCD10Xv1.1, whole genome shotgun sequence genome:
- the LOC107878268 gene encoding serine/threonine-protein kinase PBL34 isoform X1 codes for MGRYLMSADVTFFESQPYYTSFNHLNISEILPIPLVLPTPIFEEPTVTSPSPATMPPLLTYHCHPHLASVPVPDDSCYAPDVSPIVDLPLPSQSVALQKESKSTNDTIIDQAVAPIISSTTTSNAESNSSTSKLEEELKVFSQLRKFTFNDLKLATRNFRPESLLGEGGFGCVFKGWIEENGTAPVKPGTGLTVAVKTLNHDGLQGHKEWLAEVNFLGDLIHLNLVKLIGYCIEDDQRLLVYEFMPRGSLENHLFRRSLPLPWSIRMKIALGAAKGLAFLHEEAERPVIYRDFKTSNILLDADYNAKLSDFGLAKDAPEGDKTHVSTRVMGTYGYAAPEYVMTGHLTSKSDVYSFGVVLLEMMTGRRSMDKNRPNGEHNLVEWARPHLGERRRFYKLIDPRLEGHFSIKGAQKAAQLAARCLSRDPKVRPMMSEVIEALKPLPNLKDMASSSYYFQTMQADRVASSPNTRNGLRTQGSFSRNGQQHPRSLSIPNGSHASPYRHQLPQNSPNPNDKP; via the exons ATGGGTCGCTACCTTATGTCCgctgatgtcacattctttgaatctcaacCTTACTATACATCTTTTAATCATCTTAATATCTCTGAGATTTTACCTATACCTCTAGTCTTACCTACACCAATCTTTGAGGAACCTACGGTTACTTCTCCATCTCCAGCTACAATGCCACCACTTTTGACTTATCACTGCCACCCACATCTAGCATCAGTCCCAGTCCCAGATGATTCATGTTATGCGCCTGATGTTTCCCCTATTGTGGACCTGCCTCTTCCTAGCCAAtcagttgcacttcaaaaag AAAGTAAATCCACAAATGATACAATCATAGACCAAGCTGTTGCTCCAATTATCTCTTCCACAACCACAAGTAATGCTGAAAGTAATTCCTCCACCTCCAAACTCGAAGAGGAACTTAAAGTTTTTTCGCAGCTCCGGAAGTTCACATTCAATGATTTGAAGTTGGCTACAAGAAACTTCAGACCCGAATCCCTTCTCGGAGAAGGGGGTTTTGGTTGTGTCTTTAAGGGTTGGATTGAAGAGAATGGGACGGCACCTGTTAAACCAGGAACAGGGCTCACTGTTGCTGTGAAAACTCTAAATCATGATGGGCTTCAGGGTCACAAAGAATGGCTG GCGGAAGTAAATTTCCTTGGCGATCTCATTCATCTCAATTTGGTTAAACTAATTGGTTACTGTATTGAAGATGATCAGAGGTTGCTGGTTTATGAATTTATGCCTCGAGGAAGCTTGGAAAACCATCTGTTCAGGA GGTCCCTGCCTCTTCCATGGTCCATCCGCATGAAGATAGCATTGGGTGCAGCAAAAGGTCTTGCTTTTCTTCACGAGGAAGCAGAAAGACCAGTGATATACCGTGATTTCAAAACATCCAACATTCTGCTAGATGCG GATTACAATGCCAAACTTTCTGATTTTGGACTTGCCAAAGATGCTCCAGAGGGCGACAAGACCCATGTTTCTACTCGTGTCATGGGAACATATGGTTATGCAGCTCCAGAATATGTGATGACAG GACATTTGACATCAAAGAGTGATGTCTACAGTTTTGGTGTAGTTCTGCTTGAAATGATGACAGGTAGGAGATCCATGGACAAGAACCGGCCAAATGGGGAACACAACCTTGTTGAGTGGGCACGGCCACATTTGGGTGAAAGAAGAAGGTTTTATAAATTGATAGATCCTAGACTTGAAGGGCATTTTTCAATAAAAGGCGCGCAGAAAGCTGCACAGTTAGCTGCACGATGCCTTAGTCGGGATCCCAAAGTCAGACCTATGATGAGTGAAGTGATCGAAGCCTTAAAGCCGTTGCCAAACCTCAAGGACATGGCCAGCTCCTCCTACTATTTTCAGACGATGCAAGCAGACCGAGTTGCGTCAAGCCCAAATACAAGAAATGGACTTAGAACACAGGGATCGTTCTCAAGGAATGGACAACAGCATCCGAGAAGCTTATCGATTCCAAATGGTTCTCATGCTTCTCCATACCGACATCAACTTCCTCAGAATTCGCCAAATCCAAATGACAAACCATAG
- the LOC107878268 gene encoding serine/threonine-protein kinase PBL34 isoform X2, translated as MGLGGDGVKGESWDVEKSKGRKKKEGDVEETGCWIKLRFIGNCISSRSKVDTSTSVISTRCESKSTNDTIIDQAVAPIISSTTTSNAESNSSTSKLEEELKVFSQLRKFTFNDLKLATRNFRPESLLGEGGFGCVFKGWIEENGTAPVKPGTGLTVAVKTLNHDGLQGHKEWLAEVNFLGDLIHLNLVKLIGYCIEDDQRLLVYEFMPRGSLENHLFRRSLPLPWSIRMKIALGAAKGLAFLHEEAERPVIYRDFKTSNILLDADYNAKLSDFGLAKDAPEGDKTHVSTRVMGTYGYAAPEYVMTGHLTSKSDVYSFGVVLLEMMTGRRSMDKNRPNGEHNLVEWARPHLGERRRFYKLIDPRLEGHFSIKGAQKAAQLAARCLSRDPKVRPMMSEVIEALKPLPNLKDMASSSYYFQTMQADRVASSPNTRNGLRTQGSFSRNGQQHPRSLSIPNGSHASPYRHQLPQNSPNPNDKP; from the exons ATGGGATTAGGTGGTGATGGTGTAAAAGGGGAGTCTTGGGATGTAGAGAAATCAAAGGgaaggaagaaaaaagaagggGATGTAGAGGAGACCGGTTGCTGGATTAAGTTGAGGTTTATTGGTAACTGTATTTCCTCAAGATCTAAAGTTGATACCTCCACTAGTGTCATCAGCACTCGTTGTG AAAGTAAATCCACAAATGATACAATCATAGACCAAGCTGTTGCTCCAATTATCTCTTCCACAACCACAAGTAATGCTGAAAGTAATTCCTCCACCTCCAAACTCGAAGAGGAACTTAAAGTTTTTTCGCAGCTCCGGAAGTTCACATTCAATGATTTGAAGTTGGCTACAAGAAACTTCAGACCCGAATCCCTTCTCGGAGAAGGGGGTTTTGGTTGTGTCTTTAAGGGTTGGATTGAAGAGAATGGGACGGCACCTGTTAAACCAGGAACAGGGCTCACTGTTGCTGTGAAAACTCTAAATCATGATGGGCTTCAGGGTCACAAAGAATGGCTG GCGGAAGTAAATTTCCTTGGCGATCTCATTCATCTCAATTTGGTTAAACTAATTGGTTACTGTATTGAAGATGATCAGAGGTTGCTGGTTTATGAATTTATGCCTCGAGGAAGCTTGGAAAACCATCTGTTCAGGA GGTCCCTGCCTCTTCCATGGTCCATCCGCATGAAGATAGCATTGGGTGCAGCAAAAGGTCTTGCTTTTCTTCACGAGGAAGCAGAAAGACCAGTGATATACCGTGATTTCAAAACATCCAACATTCTGCTAGATGCG GATTACAATGCCAAACTTTCTGATTTTGGACTTGCCAAAGATGCTCCAGAGGGCGACAAGACCCATGTTTCTACTCGTGTCATGGGAACATATGGTTATGCAGCTCCAGAATATGTGATGACAG GACATTTGACATCAAAGAGTGATGTCTACAGTTTTGGTGTAGTTCTGCTTGAAATGATGACAGGTAGGAGATCCATGGACAAGAACCGGCCAAATGGGGAACACAACCTTGTTGAGTGGGCACGGCCACATTTGGGTGAAAGAAGAAGGTTTTATAAATTGATAGATCCTAGACTTGAAGGGCATTTTTCAATAAAAGGCGCGCAGAAAGCTGCACAGTTAGCTGCACGATGCCTTAGTCGGGATCCCAAAGTCAGACCTATGATGAGTGAAGTGATCGAAGCCTTAAAGCCGTTGCCAAACCTCAAGGACATGGCCAGCTCCTCCTACTATTTTCAGACGATGCAAGCAGACCGAGTTGCGTCAAGCCCAAATACAAGAAATGGACTTAGAACACAGGGATCGTTCTCAAGGAATGGACAACAGCATCCGAGAAGCTTATCGATTCCAAATGGTTCTCATGCTTCTCCATACCGACATCAACTTCCTCAGAATTCGCCAAATCCAAATGACAAACCATAG
- the LOC107878268 gene encoding serine/threonine-protein kinase PBL34 isoform X3, whose amino-acid sequence MAATICDLVWIKQLLRELKFGETESKSTNDTIIDQAVAPIISSTTTSNAESNSSTSKLEEELKVFSQLRKFTFNDLKLATRNFRPESLLGEGGFGCVFKGWIEENGTAPVKPGTGLTVAVKTLNHDGLQGHKEWLAEVNFLGDLIHLNLVKLIGYCIEDDQRLLVYEFMPRGSLENHLFRRSLPLPWSIRMKIALGAAKGLAFLHEEAERPVIYRDFKTSNILLDADYNAKLSDFGLAKDAPEGDKTHVSTRVMGTYGYAAPEYVMTGHLTSKSDVYSFGVVLLEMMTGRRSMDKNRPNGEHNLVEWARPHLGERRRFYKLIDPRLEGHFSIKGAQKAAQLAARCLSRDPKVRPMMSEVIEALKPLPNLKDMASSSYYFQTMQADRVASSPNTRNGLRTQGSFSRNGQQHPRSLSIPNGSHASPYRHQLPQNSPNPNDKP is encoded by the exons atggctgCAACAATTTGCGACCTGGTTTGGATCAAGCAATTGctgagagaactaaaatttggagaaactg AAAGTAAATCCACAAATGATACAATCATAGACCAAGCTGTTGCTCCAATTATCTCTTCCACAACCACAAGTAATGCTGAAAGTAATTCCTCCACCTCCAAACTCGAAGAGGAACTTAAAGTTTTTTCGCAGCTCCGGAAGTTCACATTCAATGATTTGAAGTTGGCTACAAGAAACTTCAGACCCGAATCCCTTCTCGGAGAAGGGGGTTTTGGTTGTGTCTTTAAGGGTTGGATTGAAGAGAATGGGACGGCACCTGTTAAACCAGGAACAGGGCTCACTGTTGCTGTGAAAACTCTAAATCATGATGGGCTTCAGGGTCACAAAGAATGGCTG GCGGAAGTAAATTTCCTTGGCGATCTCATTCATCTCAATTTGGTTAAACTAATTGGTTACTGTATTGAAGATGATCAGAGGTTGCTGGTTTATGAATTTATGCCTCGAGGAAGCTTGGAAAACCATCTGTTCAGGA GGTCCCTGCCTCTTCCATGGTCCATCCGCATGAAGATAGCATTGGGTGCAGCAAAAGGTCTTGCTTTTCTTCACGAGGAAGCAGAAAGACCAGTGATATACCGTGATTTCAAAACATCCAACATTCTGCTAGATGCG GATTACAATGCCAAACTTTCTGATTTTGGACTTGCCAAAGATGCTCCAGAGGGCGACAAGACCCATGTTTCTACTCGTGTCATGGGAACATATGGTTATGCAGCTCCAGAATATGTGATGACAG GACATTTGACATCAAAGAGTGATGTCTACAGTTTTGGTGTAGTTCTGCTTGAAATGATGACAGGTAGGAGATCCATGGACAAGAACCGGCCAAATGGGGAACACAACCTTGTTGAGTGGGCACGGCCACATTTGGGTGAAAGAAGAAGGTTTTATAAATTGATAGATCCTAGACTTGAAGGGCATTTTTCAATAAAAGGCGCGCAGAAAGCTGCACAGTTAGCTGCACGATGCCTTAGTCGGGATCCCAAAGTCAGACCTATGATGAGTGAAGTGATCGAAGCCTTAAAGCCGTTGCCAAACCTCAAGGACATGGCCAGCTCCTCCTACTATTTTCAGACGATGCAAGCAGACCGAGTTGCGTCAAGCCCAAATACAAGAAATGGACTTAGAACACAGGGATCGTTCTCAAGGAATGGACAACAGCATCCGAGAAGCTTATCGATTCCAAATGGTTCTCATGCTTCTCCATACCGACATCAACTTCCTCAGAATTCGCCAAATCCAAATGACAAACCATAG